DNA sequence from the Thermococcus gammatolerans EJ3 genome:
GCCAGCTCTTTGGCCTCCTCTATGCTCATGTCCTCACGGTAGCCGTCCTCTATTATCGCAATGGCGAATGGACTGCCCGAGCCTGTGGCAGTGTACTTCTCAAACACAAGCCCACCAAGCGCGTCAACGCTCGCCAGTTCCGGTTTATCCACGTAGCCACCTATGATGATCTGCACCATGTAAGGGAACCACTTGTTCTCGTTGAGTATGTTGCTCAGCAGGTTCGCCATAGCCCTCGTTGTCATAGGTCTCCCCCAAGTGAACTGATAATACCTCGCCTGAGCCTCGAGCATTCTCGCCAGAGCCTGGACATCACCAACGCTCCCAGCCGTCGTTATCGCTATCCTG
Encoded proteins:
- the psmB gene encoding archaeal proteasome endopeptidase complex subunit beta, which encodes MEEKKTGTTTVGIKVKEGVVLAADTQASLGNMVETLNIRKILPITDRIAITTAGSVGDVQALARMLEAQARYYQFTWGRPMTTRAMANLLSNILNENKWFPYMVQIIIGGYVDKPELASVDALGGLVFEKYTATGSGSPFAIAIIEDGYREDMSIEEAKELAVRAVKTAGKRDVYTGERKVQVVVITKDGMKEEFVEFKE